CAATCGTTGTTTTGCAACCGAGCCTGGAAAAAAACTGGGCGAACTCACATCCCACTGGACCTCCTCCTAAAACGGTCAAGCTTCCAGGAAGTTGGTTAAGCTCTAGTGCGGAGTCGCTTGTGAGGAATCCGGTTTGTTCTAACCCATCGATAGGCAGGATATCGATGAGTGAACCCGTAGCGATGATAAACGTTTTTGAAGAAATGACTCGTTCTTTAGAGTCAGCTTCTTTGATGAGCAGTTCATTGGGATTTATAAAGGAAGCGCTTCCACGATAAAAATCGACGGGCAGAGAAAGAATTTCTTCTTTCCTGTAACGGGCAAATTCTTCGATCAAGGTTTTTTTCCTCAACTGGATAGAAGGCATATCCGCAGAGACGCTTCCGACTTTTAATCCAAAACGGTTGGCTCTTCGGATTTCCCAGTAGCGGTTACTCGATTCGATAAAAGTTTTTGAAGGCATGCACCCTTTGAGAATACAGAGTCCACTCAGTTTTTCAGCCTTGTCAATCAAGGCGATAGAGATCGGTTCTTTAGAAGCCAACGATGCAGCAGCAAAACCTGCTGATCCTGCTCCTATAATGGTTAGCTCGTAATGTTTTTTCATTTAACTACTTAGTTCTTTAGCTCTTTTCACAAAGGTAAGCGCTTGCTTTATCGGATGGCTCGATGAAAGGGAAAATGGACAAGAAATCGGACAGGCTGGAAAAATTCGCAAAAAGATAATCAGGATAGAATTGTTTGAGTTGTTCCTGGCTATATCCACCTGTTGAAACGGCGATCGAAGAAAAACCAGCCGACTTGGCACATAATACGTCATGGGGAGTGTCGCCGATTACCCAGATATTTTTATTTTCGATGACCGATCCGGTTATTCCCTTAACCAGATCCGCGGCTAACTGGGCCAGATAATTGCGTGATTCATGCAGGTCACCAAAAATACCAAAAGAAAAATAAGTCCAAAGCCTGTAATAGGAGAGTTTAATCTGGGCAGCCTTTTTAAAGTTTCCTGTGAGAAGACCCATTTTAACCGTAGGGATCTGGTCCAAAGTTTTCAGTATGTCTAATATTCCTGGGCAAAGGGTTCCTTTATGATTTTTGGTCATCTCTTCTTGAAGAATTCTAAAATAATGATTCCTATAAAGAGAAAGGTTTTTCGAGCTGAAAGGAACAGCACATCTTTTTAAAACTTGCATTGCGATCATGAGGTCAGTTCTACCCCTATAATCTATTTCGTCTGGGGATAATTCTAGATTATAGAGTTCCTTGATGGTGCGAAAAATGGCTATTACCCCAGAGCCACCGGTCTGTATAAGGGTCCCATCAATATCCCATAGAAAGATATATTTTGTTTTCTTCATGAAAAGAACGCTTTAGGGAGGCAACAAAGCCCTGGCTTTAAAAGCCCATTATGGAATAACCACAATCGATATAAATGGTTTGGCCCGTAATGGCTCTTGAATCGTCTTTGGCAAGGAATAACGCGGCAGAAGCCACATCCGAGGCTTCGGTATTTTTCCCAAGGGGAGATTTTGATGCACATTCTTTTAAAAATTTTGTAAATCCAGTTATTCCCCGTGCAGCCAGGGTATTGATTGGACCAGGACTTAAGGCGTTGACCCGAATCCCATCCTTACCTAATTCATAGGCTAGGTACCGGACGGCAGATTCAAGGGCAGCCTTTGCCGGTCCCATGATTTTATAGTTTGAAATGACTTTTTCTGACCCGTAATAAGACAAAGTTAAAATACTGCCTCCATCCGAAAATAAAGCTTTGGCTTCCCTGGCAAGGGCTAGAAGGGAATAAACGCTGATTTCGAAAGTTTTTAAAAAATCCTGTCGGGAGGTTTCGTAGAAATTTTTTTCAAGGGCTTCCTTGGGTGCAAAAGCGATGGAGTGCAACAAAATATGTATTTTGGGAAAATGTTCCCTTGTTTTTGAAAAAAACTGGATGATCTGATCTTCATCGGTTACGTCGCAGGGATAAGCCAGAGGAGGATTCTC
The DNA window shown above is from Methylacidiphilum caldifontis and carries:
- a CDS encoding HAD family hydrolase, which gives rise to MKKTKYIFLWDIDGTLIQTGGSGVIAIFRTIKELYNLELSPDEIDYRGRTDLMIAMQVLKRCAVPFSSKNLSLYRNHYFRILQEEMTKNHKGTLCPGILDILKTLDQIPTVKMGLLTGNFKKAAQIKLSYYRLWTYFSFGIFGDLHESRNYLAQLAADLVKGITGSVIENKNIWVIGDTPHDVLCAKSAGFSSIAVSTGGYSQEQLKQFYPDYLFANFSSLSDFLSIFPFIEPSDKASAYLCEKS
- a CDS encoding enoyl-ACP reductase FabI; translated protein: MDKPLSGKNALVFGIANKWSIAWAIAKAWHEAGANLIIGYQGERLKKSVEDLLSELSGENPPLAYPCDVTDEDQIIQFFSKTREHFPKIHILLHSIAFAPKEALEKNFYETSRQDFLKTFEISVYSLLALAREAKALFSDGGSILTLSYYGSEKVISNYKIMGPAKAALESAVRYLAYELGKDGIRVNALSPGPINTLAARGITGFTKFLKECASKSPLGKNTEASDVASAALFLAKDDSRAITGQTIYIDCGYSIMGF